In the Devosia sp. SL43 genome, one interval contains:
- a CDS encoding ATP phosphoribosyltransferase regulatory subunit, translated as MTGAALRRANLEALVEAQGANRATPPLLLSADPYFDLAGEEFGRRLLLTTDSTGAEYCLRPDFTLPIVEAYIADGVGRPAAFSYLGTIFRQRETGAAEFDQAGIELLAQPDGDVALDQVLTFARAACSIFGVSPDVRLGGVGLFEALLVQADMPDAWRPRIRNRFGHTEALDRLLSRLEAAPDAERRKQPGRKALVDDVTEQMVAAGLSLSEGRTPDEIADRYLEQQALDAAHVPAATLKLLRDYLAISGPVLQALTQVEALAIRHKLMLGAPIRAIRRHLNGLGESRVSFDASFSPRLDYYTGIVFEMTGPGGEILASGGQYDRLLERLGATAPIAASGCSVWVDRLEAEVAP; from the coding sequence ATGACCGGCGCCGCCCTCCGCCGCGCCAATCTCGAAGCCCTCGTGGAAGCACAGGGCGCCAATCGCGCCACGCCGCCGCTACTGCTTTCGGCCGACCCCTATTTCGACCTGGCCGGCGAAGAGTTCGGCCGCCGGCTGCTGTTGACCACTGACAGCACCGGCGCCGAATACTGCCTGCGCCCCGATTTCACCCTGCCCATCGTCGAGGCCTATATCGCCGATGGCGTGGGCCGACCGGCTGCCTTTTCCTATCTCGGCACAATCTTCCGCCAGCGCGAAACCGGCGCCGCAGAGTTTGACCAGGCCGGTATCGAACTGCTGGCCCAGCCGGATGGCGATGTCGCCCTCGATCAGGTGCTGACCTTTGCTCGGGCCGCCTGCTCCATTTTCGGCGTCAGTCCAGATGTGCGCCTCGGTGGTGTTGGTCTCTTCGAGGCTCTGCTGGTCCAGGCCGATATGCCCGATGCCTGGCGCCCCCGTATTCGCAACCGCTTCGGCCACACCGAAGCGCTCGATCGGCTGCTGTCGCGCCTCGAAGCCGCGCCCGATGCCGAGCGCCGGAAGCAACCCGGCCGCAAGGCGCTGGTCGACGACGTGACCGAGCAGATGGTCGCCGCCGGTCTCAGCCTTTCCGAAGGCCGCACGCCCGACGAGATCGCCGATCGCTATCTCGAGCAGCAGGCGCTCGACGCCGCGCATGTGCCTGCCGCAACGCTCAAGCTGCTGCGCGATTACCTCGCCATCTCCGGCCCGGTGCTGCAGGCGCTGACCCAGGTCGAGGCCCTGGCCATCAGGCACAAGCTGATGCTTGGCGCGCCGATCCGCGCCATCCGCCGTCATCTCAATGGCCTGGGCGAAAGCCGCGTCAGCTTCGACGCCAGCTTCTCCCCCCGCCTCGACTATTACACCGGCATCGTCTTCGAAATGACCGGCCCCGGCGGCGAAATCCTCGCCTCGGGCGGCCAATACGACCGCCTGCTCGAACGCCTCGGCGCAACAGCGCCCATCGCAGCTTCCGGCTGCTCGGTCTGGGTCGATCGCCTCGAAGCGGAGGTCGCGCCATGA
- the hisG gene encoding ATP phosphoribosyltransferase, whose protein sequence is MTGITLAVPSKGRLEELTREWFAANGLVITRPGGARSYLGAIEGMPEVTVRFFPASEIARELIRGTIDFGVTGLDLIHETSEAGPASVSIAKPLGFGAADVVVAVPDAWIDVTHMHDLADVASDFRSRHGRWMRIATKYITITRQHFALAGIAEYRTVESLGATEAAPASGVADIVVDITSTGSTLSANGLRVLEDGVMLKSEACLIVSRTAAFSPRRRSQLDAVLARLGV, encoded by the coding sequence ATGACCGGCATCACACTTGCCGTCCCCTCCAAGGGCCGCCTCGAGGAACTTACGCGCGAATGGTTCGCCGCCAACGGCCTAGTGATCACCCGCCCCGGCGGCGCCCGCTCCTATCTCGGCGCCATCGAGGGCATGCCCGAGGTCACGGTGCGCTTCTTCCCGGCCTCCGAGATTGCCCGCGAACTGATCCGCGGCACCATCGACTTCGGCGTCACCGGACTCGACCTGATCCACGAGACCAGCGAAGCGGGCCCGGCTTCGGTCTCCATCGCCAAGCCGCTGGGTTTCGGTGCTGCCGATGTTGTCGTGGCCGTTCCCGATGCCTGGATCGACGTGACCCACATGCACGATCTGGCCGACGTCGCCTCCGACTTCCGCAGCCGCCATGGCCGCTGGATGCGCATTGCCACCAAGTACATCACCATCACCCGCCAGCACTTTGCCCTCGCCGGCATCGCCGAATACCGCACGGTCGAAAGCCTGGGCGCTACCGAGGCGGCGCCGGCGTCCGGCGTTGCCGATATCGTGGTCGATATCACTTCGACCGGCTCGACGCTGTCAGCCAACGGCTTGCGCGTGCTTGAGGATGGCGTAATGCTCAAGAGCGAAGCCTGTCTCATCGTCTCGCGCACCGCCGCGTTCTCGCCGAGACGCCGGAGCCAGCTGGATGCGGTGCTGGCCCGCCTGGGAGTGTGA
- a CDS encoding glycosyltransferase family 2 protein, with amino-acid sequence MAAPLELTILMPCLNEAETLAACIAKARSYLDRSGISGEILIADNGSDDGSQDIATANGARVVPISQRGYGAALAGGIAAARGRYIIMGDADDSYDFSKLDAFVAALREGADLVMGNRFAGGVAPGAMPWLHRYIGNPVLSFVGRLFFKTPIRDFHCGLRGFSTEAIRALQLRTTGMEFASEMVVKATLAQLDVREVSTTLDKDGRSRPPHLRSFRDGWRHLRFLLLFSPRWLFLYPGIALLWVGLVVGAILLPGPVRYGRVSFDVHTFLVAALCIIVGLQSISFAVIGRRFASRYGFIPRSGSYDRLLEALTLERVLAVAILLMLAGFASLVWGLSEWAERDFGPLNLTSTMRAVIVAMTAMVCGFQLMMSGFMSSMINIPIYERRIAELPPADDQD; translated from the coding sequence TTGGCCGCACCGCTCGAACTGACCATCCTGATGCCCTGCCTCAACGAGGCGGAGACTTTGGCCGCCTGTATCGCCAAGGCGCGCAGCTATCTCGATCGTAGCGGCATATCAGGTGAAATCCTCATTGCCGACAACGGCTCCGATGATGGTTCTCAGGACATCGCCACCGCCAACGGTGCCCGCGTCGTCCCGATCAGCCAGCGCGGCTATGGTGCCGCCCTCGCCGGTGGTATTGCCGCCGCCCGCGGTCGCTACATCATTATGGGCGATGCCGACGACAGCTACGATTTCTCCAAGCTCGACGCCTTCGTGGCGGCCCTGCGCGAGGGCGCGGACCTGGTCATGGGCAACCGCTTTGCCGGCGGCGTCGCGCCCGGCGCCATGCCCTGGCTCCACCGCTATATCGGCAACCCCGTCCTGAGCTTTGTCGGTCGCCTGTTCTTCAAGACCCCCATTCGCGACTTCCATTGCGGGCTGCGCGGCTTCTCCACCGAAGCCATCCGCGCGCTCCAGCTGCGCACCACCGGCATGGAATTCGCCTCCGAAATGGTGGTCAAGGCAACACTGGCCCAGCTCGATGTGCGCGAGGTGTCCACCACACTCGACAAGGATGGCCGCTCCCGCCCGCCGCACCTGCGATCCTTCCGCGATGGCTGGCGCCACCTGCGCTTCCTGCTGCTGTTCTCGCCGCGCTGGCTGTTCCTCTATCCCGGCATTGCCCTGCTCTGGGTTGGCCTCGTCGTCGGCGCCATCCTGCTGCCTGGGCCGGTGCGCTATGGCCGAGTCAGCTTCGACGTCCACACCTTTCTCGTGGCGGCGCTCTGCATCATTGTCGGTCTGCAGTCGATTTCCTTTGCCGTCATCGGCCGCCGCTTCGCCTCACGCTACGGCTTCATTCCCCGCTCCGGCAGCTATGATCGATTGCTCGAAGCGCTGACCCTCGAACGCGTCCTGGCCGTTGCCATCCTCCTCATGCTGGCAGGCTTTGCCTCGCTCGTTTGGGGCCTAAGCGAGTGGGCCGAACGCGATTTCGGTCCGCTCAATCTCACCAGCACCATGCGTGCCGTCATCGTTGCCATGACCGCGATGGTCTGTGGCTTCCAACTGATGATGAGCGGCTTCATGTCGTCGATGATCAACATTCCCATCTACGAACGCCGCATCGCGGAACTGCCGCCAGCGGACGATCAGGACTGA
- a CDS encoding TSUP family transporter, with protein sequence MLDPMILLALVGVGMLAGFVDAVAGGGGMIGIPALLFVGLPPVSALATNKLQGVVGTAMAAVTFWRRGFVSLRALLPAIALTFAGSLIGALVVKRVDVSLLEVAVPVALIGIALYFLFAPNLSDSDRTARLPFALAVPAIGFALGFYDGIFGPGTGSFFTICFVTLLGLGITRASGHTKVLNFTSNLAALVIFIPAGDVVWPAAIAMACGQLVGGYAGARAGIRFGAKLIRPLVVVISISIAVKLLFFP encoded by the coding sequence ATGCTCGATCCGATGATCCTTCTGGCGCTGGTCGGCGTCGGCATGCTGGCGGGCTTCGTCGATGCGGTGGCCGGCGGCGGCGGCATGATCGGCATTCCCGCGTTGCTTTTTGTCGGCCTGCCGCCCGTTTCGGCCCTGGCCACCAACAAGCTGCAAGGCGTCGTCGGCACCGCCATGGCCGCAGTCACATTCTGGCGGCGCGGCTTCGTCTCGCTGCGGGCACTGCTCCCGGCGATCGCCTTGACCTTCGCCGGCAGCCTGATCGGCGCCCTGGTGGTCAAACGCGTCGATGTCAGCTTGCTCGAAGTGGCCGTGCCGGTCGCGCTGATCGGCATTGCGCTTTACTTCCTGTTCGCGCCGAACCTGTCCGATTCAGATCGCACCGCCCGTCTGCCCTTCGCGCTCGCCGTGCCAGCCATCGGCTTCGCCCTAGGCTTCTACGACGGCATTTTTGGCCCAGGGACGGGTTCGTTTTTCACCATCTGCTTCGTGACACTGCTGGGCCTTGGCATCACTCGGGCCTCCGGCCACACCAAGGTGCTCAACTTCACCTCGAACCTGGCTGCGCTGGTGATCTTCATCCCGGCCGGCGACGTAGTCTGGCCTGCCGCCATTGCCATGGCCTGCGGGCAACTTGTCGGTGGTTATGCCGGCGCCCGCGCCGGTATCCGCTTCGGCGCCAAGCTCATCCGGCCGCTGGTGGTGGTGATTTCCATCAGCATAGCGGTCAAGCTGCTGTTTTTCCCGTGA
- a CDS encoding EF-hand domain-containing protein: MSISSISGGQSASQLMRPAFRPPSFESLDTNADSSLTLDELKANAPKGTSAADADKRAEALFKAMDADQDGSVTSTEKDTFDTAMADQRQAMAFMTQQMATPSNADVFAQTDTDGDGAVTIEEFGSEDSASEVGSEALQKLFDLIDADGDGSITETESSEFLDTIKSAMEENRPAGGPPPGGPPPGGPPPGGPPPADAAATEDETEDSTTTTLFSAAQTAYKTTQQQSLLEQLVSIFDSAA, encoded by the coding sequence ATGTCGATCTCCAGCATATCGGGAGGACAATCGGCGTCGCAGTTGATGCGCCCCGCCTTCCGCCCCCCCAGTTTCGAGAGTCTGGATACCAACGCGGATTCCAGCCTGACCCTGGATGAACTCAAGGCCAACGCGCCCAAGGGCACGTCAGCAGCCGATGCGGACAAGCGGGCAGAAGCCCTGTTCAAGGCGATGGATGCCGATCAGGACGGCAGCGTCACCAGCACGGAAAAGGACACGTTCGATACCGCCATGGCCGACCAGCGTCAGGCCATGGCCTTCATGACGCAGCAGATGGCTACCCCATCCAATGCCGATGTCTTCGCACAAACCGACACCGACGGGGACGGTGCGGTGACGATCGAAGAATTCGGCAGCGAGGACAGCGCTTCCGAAGTTGGCAGCGAGGCCCTGCAGAAGCTCTTCGACCTGATCGATGCCGACGGGGACGGCTCGATCACGGAGACCGAGAGCTCGGAGTTCCTGGACACGATCAAGTCGGCGATGGAAGAAAACCGGCCGGCCGGTGGCCCGCCTCCGGGTGGCCCACCACCAGGCGGCCCTCCACCAGGCGGACCGCCGCCGGCTGATGCTGCGGCGACCGAGGATGAGACCGAGGACAGCACGACCACCACGTTGTTCTCTGCCGCGCAGACTGCCTACAAGACGACCCAGCAGCAGAGCTTGCTGGAGCAGCTCGTGTCGATCTTCGACTCGGCGGCCTGA
- a CDS encoding SEL1-like repeat protein, giving the protein MTMSMRGLLTAATLLAVLLAGTGDAFAQKTKTKGETTPPVTQQDNSLDPNDPDDLEQILDEGDDAYFADRPDYAYAFEMYSLAASVSDPYAMNRLGLMYDRGEHVAQDFGEAFDWYLKAAETGLPAAQSNVGSMYNAGDGVRQNYAEALKWFRLAADNGYGYAMYALGDLYLAGNGVAKDAEEATAWFQKASDAGDANGHWSLSLRYLYGDGIGKDTQRAAELAYLALTNGLQVALDEFGDIRNADTSPNYRRAIQEMLKRDGFYTGAIDGSFGPATQRALEAAFNTAQ; this is encoded by the coding sequence ATGACGATGTCTATGCGTGGGTTGTTGACGGCGGCGACTTTACTGGCTGTTTTGTTGGCCGGAACCGGCGATGCCTTTGCCCAGAAGACCAAGACCAAGGGCGAGACCACTCCGCCTGTCACCCAGCAGGACAATTCGCTCGATCCCAACGATCCCGATGATCTCGAGCAGATCCTTGATGAGGGCGACGACGCCTATTTCGCCGATCGGCCGGACTATGCGTATGCCTTCGAGATGTACTCGCTGGCTGCCAGCGTCAGCGACCCCTATGCGATGAACCGCCTGGGCCTGATGTATGACCGTGGTGAACATGTCGCCCAGGATTTTGGCGAAGCCTTTGACTGGTACTTGAAGGCCGCCGAAACCGGTCTGCCCGCCGCCCAGAGCAATGTCGGCAGTATGTACAATGCCGGCGACGGCGTCCGGCAGAACTATGCCGAGGCGCTGAAGTGGTTCCGCCTCGCCGCCGACAATGGCTATGGCTATGCGATGTATGCCCTTGGTGACCTGTACCTGGCCGGCAACGGCGTCGCCAAGGATGCCGAGGAAGCCACTGCCTGGTTCCAAAAGGCATCCGATGCCGGCGACGCCAATGGCCACTGGTCGCTGTCGCTGCGCTATCTCTACGGCGACGGGATCGGCAAGGACACACAGCGCGCCGCCGAGCTCGCCTACCTGGCACTGACCAATGGCCTGCAGGTCGCCCTCGACGAATTCGGCGATATCCGCAACGCCGACACCTCGCCGAACTATCGCCGCGCCATCCAGGAAATGCTCAAGCGCGACGGCTTTTATACGGGTGCCATCGACGGCAGCTTTGGCCCTGCGACGCAGCGCGCCCTCGAGGCCGCCTTCAACACGGCCCAGTAG
- a CDS encoding BrnA antitoxin family protein, whose product MRPPRRTGSAMDKAEAAFKAVTTKPAEDAPKAKAIPEGKETVSLRLDRAVLEHFQDDGPGWQDRINAALRQAAGLDAD is encoded by the coding sequence ATGAGACCACCTAGACGTACCGGCAGCGCAATGGACAAGGCCGAAGCCGCCTTCAAGGCGGTGACGACCAAGCCAGCCGAAGACGCCCCCAAGGCCAAAGCTATCCCCGAAGGCAAGGAGACCGTGTCGCTGCGGCTCGATCGCGCTGTGCTGGAGCATTTCCAGGACGACGGCCCCGGCTGGCAGGACCGGATCAACGCGGCGTTGCGCCAGGCGGCGGGCCTCGACGCCGACTGA
- the groL gene encoding chaperonin GroEL (60 kDa chaperone family; promotes refolding of misfolded polypeptides especially under stressful conditions; forms two stacked rings of heptamers to form a barrel-shaped 14mer; ends can be capped by GroES; misfolded proteins enter the barrel where they are refolded when GroES binds), with protein MAAKEVKFSTDARDKMLRGVNILANAVKVTLGPKGRNVVIEKSFGAPRITKDGVTVAKEIELEDKFENLGAQLLRSVASKTNDIAGDGTTTATVLGQAIVVEGVKAVAAGFNPMDLKRGIDLAVAEVVEALKAASAPIQNSSEVAQVGTISANGEKEIGDMIAEAMQKVGNEGVITVEEAKTAETELDVVEGMQFDRGYLSPYFVTNAEKMTAVLDDPLILLHEKKLSNLQAILPILEAVVQSQRPLLIIAEDIEGEALATLVVNRLRGGLKVAAVKAPGFGDRRKAMLEDIAILTGGSVISEDLGIKLENVTLDMLGTAKRVEITKENTTIVDGAGTSEDIQGRVGQIKAQIEETTSDYDKEKLQERLAKLAGGVAVIKVGGSTEVEVKERKDRVDDALNATRAAVEEGIVPGGGVALLRASNAMKVKGANADQDAGIAIVKRALQEPVRTIANNAGAEGSVVVGKILENASITFGYNAATGEYGDLIAMGVIDPVKVVRTALQDAASVASLLITTEALIVEAPKDAAPAMGGGGGGMGGMGGMDF; from the coding sequence ATGGCTGCCAAAGAAGTAAAGTTCTCTACAGACGCACGCGACAAGATGCTGCGCGGCGTCAACATCCTGGCCAATGCGGTCAAGGTGACCCTCGGCCCCAAGGGTCGTAACGTCGTTATCGAAAAGTCCTTCGGCGCCCCGCGCATCACCAAGGACGGCGTGACCGTCGCCAAGGAAATCGAACTCGAAGACAAGTTCGAGAACCTGGGCGCCCAGCTGCTGCGTTCGGTCGCTTCCAAGACCAACGACATCGCCGGTGACGGCACCACGACCGCAACCGTTCTCGGCCAGGCCATCGTTGTCGAAGGCGTCAAGGCTGTTGCCGCCGGCTTCAACCCGATGGACCTCAAGCGCGGTATCGACCTGGCTGTTGCCGAGGTCGTCGAAGCGCTGAAGGCCGCTTCGGCTCCGATCCAGAATTCGTCCGAAGTCGCTCAGGTTGGCACCATCTCCGCCAATGGCGAGAAGGAAATCGGCGACATGATCGCCGAGGCCATGCAGAAGGTCGGCAACGAGGGTGTCATCACCGTCGAAGAAGCCAAGACCGCTGAAACCGAACTCGACGTCGTCGAGGGCATGCAGTTCGACCGCGGCTACCTGTCGCCATACTTCGTGACCAATGCCGAAAAGATGACTGCGGTTCTCGATGATCCGCTGATCCTGCTGCACGAAAAGAAGCTCTCGAACCTGCAGGCTATCCTGCCGATCCTCGAAGCTGTGGTTCAGTCGCAGCGCCCGCTGCTGATCATTGCCGAAGACATTGAAGGCGAGGCTCTCGCGACCCTCGTCGTCAACCGTCTGCGTGGCGGCCTCAAGGTTGCTGCCGTCAAGGCTCCGGGCTTCGGCGATCGCCGCAAGGCCATGCTCGAAGACATCGCCATCCTGACCGGTGGTTCGGTGATTTCCGAAGATCTCGGCATCAAGCTTGAGAACGTGACCCTGGACATGCTCGGCACTGCCAAGCGCGTCGAGATCACCAAGGAAAACACCACGATCGTGGATGGTGCCGGCACGTCCGAAGACATCCAGGGCCGCGTTGGCCAGATCAAGGCGCAGATCGAAGAGACCACTTCGGACTACGACAAGGAAAAGCTGCAGGAACGTCTGGCCAAGCTGGCTGGTGGCGTTGCAGTGATCAAGGTCGGCGGCTCGACGGAAGTCGAAGTCAAGGAGCGCAAGGATCGCGTCGACGACGCGCTGAACGCTACCCGCGCTGCTGTTGAAGAAGGCATCGTCCCCGGCGGCGGCGTCGCGCTGCTGCGCGCTTCGAACGCCATGAAGGTCAAGGGCGCCAATGCCGATCAGGACGCTGGCATTGCCATCGTCAAGCGTGCCCTGCAGGAACCAGTGCGCACGATCGCCAACAATGCCGGTGCCGAAGGCTCCGTCGTCGTCGGCAAGATCCTCGAAAACGCTTCGATCACCTTCGGCTACAATGCCGCAACCGGTGAATATGGCGATCTGATCGCCATGGGTGTCATCGACCCGGTCAAGGTGGTTCGCACTGCCCTGCAGGACGCTGCTTCGGTTGCATCGCTGCTGATCACCACCGAAGCCCTCATCGTCGAGGCTCCCAAGGACGCTGCTCCCGCAATGGGCGGTGGCGGCGGCGGCATGGGCGGTATGGGCGGTATGGACTTCTAA
- a CDS encoding co-chaperone GroES, producing MGFRPLHDRVVVRRLDGEEKTKGGIIIPDTAKEKPSEGVIVSVGPGARDDAGKINALDVKAGDRVLFGKWSGTEVKLNGEDLLIMKESDIMGIVEV from the coding sequence ATGGGCTTCCGTCCTCTGCACGACCGCGTGGTCGTCCGTCGTCTCGACGGTGAAGAAAAGACCAAAGGCGGGATCATCATCCCCGACACCGCCAAGGAAAAGCCAAGCGAAGGCGTCATCGTCTCGGTCGGCCCTGGCGCTCGTGACGATGCTGGCAAGATCAACGCCCTCGACGTCAAGGCTGGCGATCGCGTGCTGTTCGGCAAGTGGAGCGGCACCGAGGTCAAGCTGAATGGCGAAGACCTGCTGATCATGAAGGAATCCGACATCATGGGCATCGTCGAAGTCTAA
- a CDS encoding DUF427 domain-containing protein, producing MTRQCLDKDIKITPAKGRVHVIFDDAEIGSSLNALELDEPGAPLRVYFPREDIQPGILEATDTHTTCPYKGEASYYTIKTLTADGPDQVWYYPDPCPLVEPIRDHLAFWGDRIEIRYSEV from the coding sequence ATGACGCGTCAATGTCTCGACAAAGATATCAAGATCACCCCGGCCAAGGGCCGCGTGCATGTCATCTTCGACGATGCCGAGATCGGCAGCTCGCTGAACGCGTTGGAGCTCGACGAGCCGGGCGCGCCATTGCGGGTCTATTTTCCGCGCGAGGACATCCAGCCTGGAATTCTGGAAGCCACCGATACGCACACCACATGCCCGTATAAGGGCGAGGCCTCGTATTACACGATCAAGACGCTGACCGCCGATGGCCCGGACCAGGTCTGGTACTATCCCGATCCGTGCCCGCTGGTGGAGCCGATCCGGGATCATCTGGCGTTCTGGGGTGATCGCATCGAAATTCGCTACTCCGAAGTGTAG
- a CDS encoding DMT family transporter: protein MTSSPNAASTGPAQRAGGPLRGIVLKVVSVGFFVVMATLLKATETIPAGQLVFFRCLFAIPPVLIYLAWRRQLRTALHTRDPKGHIVRAFIGVASMGLGFFALTRLPLPETTAIQYAAPLLIVVFSALLLKERVHLFRWTAVMVGLVGVVIILWPRLTVFSAGTPMDDATTIGALAALASAVLSAFAMMQVRKLVQTERTEAIVIYFFISASILSLLTAPFGWVWPTPQQAALLIGAGVAGGVGQLLMTSCYRYADMSVIAPFEYVSLILTIILGFVVFAEVPTLTMIIGASIIVLSGIAVILREHYLGLDRVKAREANTP from the coding sequence GTGACCAGTTCCCCCAATGCTGCCTCGACCGGCCCTGCTCAGCGAGCAGGCGGGCCTTTGCGCGGCATTGTGCTCAAGGTCGTGTCCGTGGGCTTTTTCGTGGTCATGGCCACATTGCTCAAGGCGACCGAGACGATCCCAGCGGGGCAACTGGTGTTTTTCCGCTGCCTATTCGCGATCCCACCAGTGCTGATCTATCTCGCGTGGCGTCGCCAGTTGCGCACGGCCCTGCACACGCGGGATCCGAAGGGGCACATCGTGCGGGCCTTCATTGGCGTTGCTTCGATGGGGTTGGGCTTTTTCGCCCTGACGCGCCTGCCGCTGCCGGAAACCACCGCCATCCAGTATGCTGCGCCACTGCTGATCGTGGTGTTTAGTGCTCTGCTCCTCAAAGAGCGGGTGCATCTGTTTCGCTGGACCGCCGTCATGGTCGGGCTGGTTGGCGTCGTCATCATTCTCTGGCCGCGCCTGACAGTATTTTCGGCCGGCACGCCGATGGACGATGCGACGACGATCGGCGCTCTCGCTGCCCTGGCCTCGGCGGTGCTGTCAGCCTTTGCCATGATGCAGGTGCGCAAGCTGGTGCAGACCGAGCGTACCGAGGCGATCGTCATCTACTTCTTCATCAGTGCTTCGATCCTGTCGCTGCTGACCGCGCCGTTTGGCTGGGTGTGGCCGACGCCGCAGCAAGCCGCACTGCTCATTGGCGCCGGCGTCGCGGGCGGGGTGGGGCAGCTGCTGATGACGTCGTGCTACCGCTATGCAGACATGTCTGTCATCGCGCCGTTCGAATATGTCTCGTTGATCCTGACCATCATCCTGGGCTTCGTCGTCTTCGCCGAGGTGCCGACGCTGACCATGATCATCGGCGCCAGCATCATCGTGCTGTCAGGCATCGCGGTGATCCTGCGCGAGCACTATCTGGGGCTGGATCGGGTCAAGGCCCGGGAAGCGAATACGCCTTAG
- a CDS encoding sigma-54-dependent transcriptional regulator: MAMHTRSDGAPGGRLLLIDRDESHAQMVTETLSQCLGQAARITVASGGRPGAELMRDVDFDIVLADLSSLGDLAERSDDAVGRLVRLSRGALLVALSDGASVSAAVGAMRAGAHDYVAKPINGPAMAARIGELAERHGKGRSLGIDTRSATGLSDFAGFIGSSSAMQFVYEQIGRIAASSAPVFITGESGTGKDVCAEALHAKGHRAGKRLVAINCAAIPRDLLESELFGVARGAFTGAHEDRKGAAELADGGTLFLDEIGEMDLSLQSKLLRFLQTGTLSRVGEAGVRHVDVRVICATNRNPMQLITEKKFREDLFYRLHVLPIHLPPLRQRPTDIMVLARHFLERYAAEEHKRFAGFSSEVAGLLTSAEWPGNVRQLQNLVRRLVVMCDGGEITPHMLGAADIESRGLAPVSETPRAERRPAILPMWQQEQRIIEDAITSFGGNVSLAAAALEISPSTIYRKRQGWAEMAQAS, encoded by the coding sequence ATGGCGATGCATACTCGAAGCGATGGCGCGCCCGGCGGACGGCTGCTGCTGATCGACCGCGACGAATCGCATGCCCAGATGGTGACAGAGACCCTGTCGCAATGCCTGGGCCAGGCCGCGCGCATTACCGTTGCTTCCGGCGGGAGGCCCGGTGCCGAACTCATGCGCGACGTCGATTTCGATATCGTTCTCGCCGATCTCTCCAGCCTGGGCGACCTGGCCGAGCGCAGCGACGACGCGGTGGGGCGGCTGGTCCGGCTATCGCGCGGCGCGCTGCTGGTTGCCCTGTCGGACGGGGCCTCAGTTTCGGCGGCCGTGGGCGCCATGCGCGCCGGGGCGCATGATTATGTCGCCAAGCCCATCAATGGTCCAGCCATGGCGGCGCGTATCGGCGAGCTGGCCGAACGCCACGGCAAGGGCCGCTCGCTGGGCATCGACACGCGCAGCGCCACCGGCCTCAGCGATTTCGCCGGCTTCATCGGCTCATCGAGCGCCATGCAGTTCGTCTATGAGCAGATCGGCCGTATCGCGGCGTCGTCGGCTCCCGTCTTCATCACCGGCGAAAGTGGCACCGGCAAGGATGTCTGTGCCGAAGCGCTGCATGCCAAGGGTCATCGCGCGGGCAAGCGCCTGGTCGCCATCAACTGCGCCGCCATCCCGCGCGATTTGCTCGAAAGCGAGCTGTTCGGCGTTGCCCGTGGCGCCTTCACCGGGGCCCACGAAGACCGCAAGGGCGCGGCTGAACTGGCCGATGGCGGCACGCTGTTTCTCGACGAAATCGGCGAGATGGATCTCTCGCTTCAATCCAAACTTCTGCGCTTTCTGCAGACCGGCACGCTGAGCCGGGTCGGCGAGGCCGGCGTGCGCCATGTCGATGTGCGCGTCATCTGCGCTACCAACCGCAATCCGATGCAGCTCATCACCGAGAAGAAATTCCGCGAGGATCTGTTCTACCGGCTGCATGTCCTGCCCATCCATCTCCCGCCGTTGCGGCAGCGGCCCACCGACATCATGGTGCTGGCCCGTCACTTCCTTGAGCGCTATGCCGCCGAGGAGCACAAGCGCTTTGCCGGCTTCTCGTCCGAAGTCGCTGGCCTGCTGACATCAGCTGAGTGGCCAGGCAATGTGCGCCAGTTGCAAAACCTGGTTCGCCGACTGGTCGTGATGTGCGATGGCGGCGAAATCACCCCGCATATGCTCGGTGCCGCCGACATCGAATCGCGCGGCCTCGCACCAGTCAGCGAGACGCCCCGCGCCGAGCGCCGCCCCGCCATCCTGCCGATGTGGCAGCAGGAGCAGCGCATTATCGAAGATGCGATCACCAGCTTCGGCGGCAATGTCTCGCTCGCGGCTGCGGCGTTGGAGATCAGTCCGTCGACGATTTACCGCAAGCGTCAGGGCTGGGCTGAGATGGCTCAGGCGAGCTGA